A section of the Chryseobacterium ginsenosidimutans genome encodes:
- a CDS encoding DUF3127 domain-containing protein, whose amino-acid sequence MELQGTVKKIFDAQTFASGFQKREMVILTQEQYPQPINIEFLSDKIGLLDNLKEGENVKVGINIRGREWVSPQGETKYFNSITGWRVEKVLDNGSEPTQAAPSQSASSVSNENPFAGDDDDDLPF is encoded by the coding sequence ATGGAATTACAAGGAACGGTAAAGAAAATATTTGATGCTCAGACATTTGCGAGCGGTTTCCAAAAGAGAGAAATGGTTATTTTAACTCAGGAACAATACCCACAACCCATAAACATAGAATTTTTGTCTGATAAGATCGGTTTATTAGATAATTTGAAAGAAGGAGAAAATGTAAAGGTGGGAATCAATATCAGAGGAAGAGAATGGGTTTCTCCTCAGGGTGAAACAAAATACTTCAACTCTATTACAGGATGGAGAGTAGAGAAAGTTTTAGACAACGGTTCAGAACCTACACAGGCTGCACCTTCTCAATCCGCATCTTCAGTTTCAAATGAGAATCCTTTTGCGGG